The nucleotide sequence TCGTATTTTTGCGCTTCTAAGGCTGGCATAAAACCCGCTTCCTCAAAATGATCCATCACGCGCGGAATAAGGCTCTCACCTACTACCAAACGCGGGAATTTAGTTTTCTCTACCACGCGCACCTTCACACCGTTGTTGTGCAAATAGGCTGCTGATACACAACCCGAAGGACCTGCGCCAATTACCAATACATCTGTTACTTCTTTTTTCATAGATACTCTTTTTTAAAAGTATGGGGACAAATATACTACTTTTTTTGTAAAACTACGCTTCTTCGTCGTGAATAAAGCGTTTTTTAGCCAAAAGTTCTTCTTCTGTTTCTTTGTAGGCATCATCGGGCACACAGCAATCCACAGGACATACAGCAGCGCATTGGGGCTCATCGTGAAAACCAATGCATTCAGTACACTTGTCCGCCACGATAAAGTAAATATCATCACTGATAGCTTGCTGAGGCTCGTCCGCGTCCACTTCCAATCCGCTGGGTAATACCACACGTCCCTTTAAGGTCGTACCATCGCTATAACGCCAATCGTCAGCACCTTCATAAATAGCATTGTTAGGACATTCGGGTTCGCAAGCCCCGCAATTGATACAGTCGTCAGTTATTATTATAGCCACTTGAGTTTTATGTTTTTAGTTATGAATTATCAGTTAAAAAGGGTGCAAAGATAATACTTTTATTTCTATTATTCAACAACTACCCATAATCACCTTCTACAAACTCCACTTTTTCTACTATTTTGCAAGCCTTATCCTTTATCATTTCTCCACCTTTTCTTCGTTCATTGTTCGTCTTTTCTTCGTTCATTGTTCGTCTTTTGTTCGTCTTTTGTTTATCTGCCTGTGCGGCTCGCACCGTCTTTTGTTTGTCTTTTGTTTATCTGCCTGCGCGGCTCGCACCGTCTTTTGTTTGTCTTTTGTTTATCTGCCTGCGCGGCTCGCATCGTCTTTTATTTGTCTTTTCTTCATCATTCGTTCATCACTCTTTCATTTTTGTGTCGCTACATTCCCCCTCTTTGAGGAAGCCAGCGAAAGCTGGGTATGTGTAAGGGAGAGGTTTTCTTCGTCTTTTGTTTATTTGTCTGTGTGGCTCACACCGTCTTTTATTTGGTTACTCTTTGTTTAGTTGCCTATCGTGCTACGACCTCATATCGTCATCGATTTAGTATTATTGGAATTATTGGCATTTTTGGCATTATTGGTATTAAAAAAGACTGCCAGATATTCTCTAACAGTCCTTTTTACCTTTTATCTTTTACTTTTTACCTATTTACCTGAATCCGACCATTCTACTTTCCGCGACACATACATCACAATAGCCAAAATGGTAAATAAACCTATACTTCCCACTAATAAAGCATAACTTTCCAGCTGAATAATTACGTAAATAAAACCGTAGAGTGCTGCTAATGAAAGTCCTATAAAAGTAGGGAACTTCTTGTTTTTCAGTATAGAAACCGAATACAAACTGATAAGTCCTACCGTCATTACCGATGATATAAAGTAAGCAAACGAGAAGCTACTGTGTTCTGTAATCGATATGAGCAAAGTATAGAACAACACTAATGCCAAGCCTATCATTGAGTATTGGAAGATGTGAATCTTTATCTTGCTAATGCTTTGTATCAAGAAGAATATCAAGAAAGTGAGGAATATCACCAAATAACCGTATTTAGTAGCGCGTTCATTCTGCTGATATTGGTCTACGGGAATGATAAAATCTACATCGTAAGTGTATTGCGAAATGTTCGGCAAACTCCCAAACGATTGTTGTGCAAACGGACGGTTGATGTGCAATACCTTCCACGAAGCGTTAAACCCATTGCCGTTTATCTGTTTGGTGTAAGGCAAAAAGCTACCTGTAAAGCTGGGGTTAGCCCAGTTAGAGGTAAGGGTACTCTCGGTAGTCTTCCCTATGGGCACAATGGCTATTTTCTTACTACCGTCGTACTGCACTGTAAAACTAAACGAAGGGTTAGCCAAAAACTCTTGATAGTTGATAAAGCCTGTTTCGAGCGATGCCACCTCATTAGCCTTACTATCATTCTCATAGTAATAATCCTCGTCGTCTTTTTGCTCATAGATAGGTTCAAAAGCATAATTCTTGCCACCTAATTGAATGCTTACCCCATTCTTAATACTCGCGAGGTTAGTAGTGCGAATGAGAATCGTAGCCTTATCCCAACTGATATCTTCGTTAGGAATTCCTTTAGTCGCAAAATTAGGAGCTACATAACTACCTGTAAAGTCCATAGACGCATTAAACACCACCGATTCGTAGTTGTTGCGCTTCTTCACCTCAGTCTTTACATTCGAAATATTTTTCAGTTCCTCGGGGAAGAAATAAGCGTACTGTGTCTCAAAAGCGTTTTTGTTCTTGTCGCTGTACACTTTGTAAGGAATTTTGAGGATAGGTCCATAGAAAAAGACCTCGCGCCCCCACTTGCTATCAATCTCATTGATAACCTCCTGCTGACGTTCTTTGCGCTCTCTCACTAAGTTTTGCACTAATAAGAGCGGAATGAGCAATACCAAAGTAAGTGCCCCAATAAGCACCAAACGAAAAGTGTTTGATTGCCATACATTAGATGTTGTTGATGGTTTTTCTGGATACATAATATTTGAATTTACAATTAATAATTAACAATAATAAAAGTACTTTGCATTTCAAAGTATCTCTATAAAAAAGAAAGGAGTTGATGTTTCTCCTTTACGGATTGTCCCCCTTCGGGGGTTCGGGGGCAAATCGACAAATCTGCTAATTTCCTAATTTCCCAATAATCTTCTCGAGTGCATTCAAATGTTCTTGAAACGCCTCTTTTCCTTTTTTAGTTACCTTATAACTCGTATTCGTCTTCCTTCCCACAAACGATTTTTCAATAGTGATATACTCCTCAGCTTCCAAGGCACGGGTATGGCTTGCCAGATTGCCATCGGTTACCCCTAAGAGTTCTTTCAGGGTATTAAAGTCG is from Capnocytophaga ochracea DSM 7271 and encodes:
- a CDS encoding 4Fe-4S binding protein, which encodes MAIIITDDCINCGACEPECPNNAIYEGADDWRYSDGTTLKGRVVLPSGLEVDADEPQQAISDDIYFIVADKCTECIGFHDEPQCAAVCPVDCCVPDDAYKETEEELLAKKRFIHDEEA
- the creD gene encoding cell envelope integrity protein CreD: MYPEKPSTTSNVWQSNTFRLVLIGALTLVLLIPLLLVQNLVRERKERQQEVINEIDSKWGREVFFYGPILKIPYKVYSDKNKNAFETQYAYFFPEELKNISNVKTEVKKRNNYESVVFNASMDFTGSYVAPNFATKGIPNEDISWDKATILIRTTNLASIKNGVSIQLGGKNYAFEPIYEQKDDEDYYYENDSKANEVASLETGFINYQEFLANPSFSFTVQYDGSKKIAIVPIGKTTESTLTSNWANPSFTGSFLPYTKQINGNGFNASWKVLHINRPFAQQSFGSLPNISQYTYDVDFIIPVDQYQQNERATKYGYLVIFLTFLIFFLIQSISKIKIHIFQYSMIGLALVLFYTLLISITEHSSFSFAYFISSVMTVGLISLYSVSILKNKKFPTFIGLSLAALYGFIYVIIQLESYALLVGSIGLFTILAIVMYVSRKVEWSDSGK
- a CDS encoding winged helix-turn-helix domain-containing protein, which gives rise to MKTFLAHINKAFDHRIRLAIMSVLMVNDSADFNTLKELLGVTDGNLASHTRALEAEEYITIEKSFVGRKTNTSYKVTKKGKEAFQEHLNALEKIIGKLGN